The nucleotide window GTGTCCGTCGGCTTtcttcggcggcggacgCTCCCCCTTTTCCAGAGGGGTGTACCCATAGCCCTTGCCGTGTCCAGTGACCGTGATGCACTCCAGGCCTGCGCGGAGGGCGATCTCCTTGTACGTGTCTGCATAGCCCGAGCAGACGGCCTTCCCCATGAAAATGGTATCGGCTCCGGAGCGACCCCTAATGTTATTgccgaagaaggcggcgcaATCATAGGCGATGTTGTGATGAAACCAGGTGAAAATGGCTCGCGCCTTGTCTGTGTGAGATGCGAATGGTCCGCATAGAACCTGGGCCAAGTATCCTACAGGGTCGTTTCTGGGGAGTGACTGTCTAGGATGTTGAGCAGCAACGCCATCCGGGCCAGAAAAGTCGCGGCAGATCAGACAGTCATTTGCACGGGCAACGGCTTTGGCGGAGACGGCCTCGATCTGTGAAACGCTAGGGCGGGAACTGAGGGGgacgggaggaggagcgtCATCGTCAGTGCCTGGCCGCCTTCCTGGCAAAGGTGGTCGGTCGTTTGCTTGCTGTTCCTGGCCCGTGTAGCCAATTGCATGCGGCTGTGACTTGACGtacgacgtcggcggcgggggtaACCGTCTCGGCTTCGCTGGCGCTTCTTCCTGCAGAGTTGGCTCATGAACTTGCTGActggtcgacctcgaggtcaATCGCGGGGGTAGCACCGGCCTGTGAGGGGGCTCAATTTGTCGAATGGCTGGCGAAGACTTGACCGACACGAGGGCATGTTTGTGCGGTTGTGTCTGTTGAGCAGCGGCGTCCTTCGCTTGCGCTTCCCGTTCTCTCTTCGTTGGTGGCAGCGGGGGCAGGTTTGCTTGATCCAAGGTGGGTGGGAGCTTGCGCGTGGGGCCGTCGATGGAATGGATGCTGGTAGCGGACGACACAGTGTGGTTCAATGAGAGGGACGACAAGTTTGAGATTTCGGAAGCATTCGAGCTACGGCGCACCGCCAATTGCTGGGTGGAAGGCCTCCGAGGGGGCAACGCTGGTGAGATGTGCTGGGTCGAGGTGCGAGTGGGCAGAGGTGGAGGGGCAATGCGGTCCCTGGGAGGTGACGTGTCGACTTGAGAGGAGTCGGTTGTTCGTcgaggcagcggcggcggactgGGCTTTGCCGGCGTGGTCTTGACCGGCCGGGGAGGGATCGTGGGACTGATTTGAGGCGTAGGAAGGCCGTTCGTCTGGGCGACAGGAAGGGTCTGGCTTCGCGGAACGGGACGATTcgtcggcgggggcgggggcgggggtcGCTTTGGCTTGACCTCTGGGGCTTTGAAGTTCTTTTGCTGGTTCAAGGCGGCGATTCTTTCGGCCAGGCTATTGAACTTgggctcctcgacgtcggccatgGCTGGCGCTGGGTGGATAGTGTTCGCAACTGGTCGAGTGAGCGCCAGGGAGGAGTGAAGCACAACTCAATGGGAGGTGCGAACAAGTGCACCGTCTAATATACGACGGATGAAACGAACGGACGCTGGTCGTTGGCAGATCCCCCCACCAGATCAGAGATCAGACCGTGTTGGTTCGCAGCGCAATGTCCCGATTGAGTAATAGGCAGTAGGCAGGCTCTTGGCGACTGAGTCACGACACCTTCAAAGGGATTGGGGACTTTTGTATTGCACGGCGGCGTGGTTCAGGACGGATTGGAGCGATTGATCCGCAGCTGAGAGGCGCAGGCAGGACTTTTAATGATTGACTGAATGCGTTTGTCGTTGTGCGGCGTCGAACAATTTGGAAAAGTTGAAAAGAAGCGCGAGAGACGGACGAGCTGCGCAAAAAGAAGAATCAAATGTAGATGatggaaaaagaaaagcaaaaaaaaaagtaaaGGCGGGCGAAGGGGATATTATCGAAGCTGATGGTGGTTTTGATGGGTTTGTCTGCGAAGGCAGCTCGAGGAGAAAGCACCTGGGTTTGTGGCTGTTTTGGTGTAGCCCGCCCTGGGACAGACAGAAACGAAAGTGGTGTAGCCGAGTGAAGGACGGATCGATGGATGGACCAGGATTGATgccacggccgccggcaGAAGAGGACTGAGGAGAGGTCTTGGTGGTGTTACAAGATATATATATGGAGCGAGGAAGCAGGCTAGATTCAGGCGATGATCTCCCCCTCCGGGTCAATTGCCGTTGCTTGCTTACTTGCttgcagggggggggggaagagcctgagagagaagagaagaaaggagCAAGGAGTAAGAAGGACAGTAGCGTCGCCCCtcacaggcagcagcagaaacAGGCTTGTCTGGTTGGCCGTCCGGGTGGGAGCTGGCGGATACGGGACGCAAGAAGCTTAAGCTGTGACAGGATACGGGGACTTGCTGacagggcagggcagggaaGGGCAAACAAGGATGAATATGAGGATGATCAGGAGGAGGAAGCTGGTAGGATTGGAGCCAAACTTGGActcgggaggaggagggttACGTGCAGTGCATGCAATTGCGGCCTTtgcagagcagagcaggACAAAGCAGGGCGAAGCCAAGCGCAAACACGAGCTCGAGAACAGGCAGAGCAGGGATTGTAAGCGCGGGGACGATGGTGTGTGTATCCGTAGTGTAgcagaaaagagaagaaggacgggATTGAGTCTAGTCCATATCttgaggagaagaagagatatgagaagaggaagaacaagatggagatgaagatggtgaaaaggaaaagaaggagagaaaacCTAGATTCTCAAAAAACATGTCAAGCTCGtcccgtctcgtctcgtctcgccAGAGCCTTGGGATCGTTCCCCTTGTTCCTCCCGTGTGCCTTTCGCCGTCTGGGTGACTGGGTGACTGGGTCTGCCGGCCAGGGTCTGGATCAGTCGGCACAGCTACTAACAGCCCAGCCTTGCTAGCGGGGGTTGTGGGGTTGCTTCCCCTTGGAGCGGATGCGCTAAGGGCCGATCGTCGCCTTGCGCTTTGTGCCGTCAGCCACGACTAGCGCTTGGATACCCGAATGCCCGCCCTTCCAGAAAACTCAACGGATAGTCCAC belongs to Colletotrichum higginsianum IMI 349063 chromosome 5, whole genome shotgun sequence and includes:
- a CDS encoding Transglutaminase-like superfamily protein is translated as MADVEEPKFNSLAERIAALNQQKNFKAPEVKPKRPPPPPPPTNRPVPRSQTLPVAQTNGLPTPQISPTIPPRPVKTTPAKPSPPPLPRRTTDSSQVDTSPPRDRIAPPPLPTRTSTQHISPALPPRRPSTQQLAVRRSSNASEISNLSSLSLNHTVSSATSIHSIDGPTRKLPPTLDQANLPPLPPTKREREAQAKDAAAQQTQPHKHALVSVKSSPAIRQIEPPHRPVLPPRLTSRSTSQQVHEPTLQEEAPAKPRRLPPPPTSYVKSQPHAIGYTGQEQQANDRPPLPGRRPGTDDDAPPPVPLSSRPSVSQIEAVSAKAVARANDCLICRDFSGPDGVAAQHPRQSLPRNDPVGYLAQVLCGPFASHTDKARAIFTWFHHNIAYDCAAFFGNNIRGRSGADTIFMGKAVCSGYADTYKEIALRAGLECITVTGHGKGYGYTPLEKGERPPPKKADGHAWNAVRIDGGEWKLLDACWGAGNVSDVTKDYTPDFKPHEFTRRNDIFGLSHYPSDDRHFFRPDGRVPSWEEYYIGPVHGDKPTVYSHAYEEGVWDHTISPKELQIPVYSGQVVRFQWSNKCEHWTSERHGKGKPPLLLLSIKGRDGRKEDMVPVETDGFWHWADVNAIDLGAPGQSVTVAMITTIDGQDARGVTAKEYFAKKGRCSMSWTYLMKWELI